Proteins encoded within one genomic window of Lysinibacillus sphaericus:
- a CDS encoding YaaL family protein → MFFRNKGKLKREFDEKLVNLIKQTKEDLQQAKLIEELLNDYDLEVIAQRKAAESIHFYLFKEARIRRVLIK, encoded by the coding sequence ATGTTCTTCCGCAATAAAGGAAAGCTAAAAAGAGAATTTGACGAAAAGCTTGTTAATCTCATTAAACAAACAAAAGAAGATTTACAACAAGCAAAATTGATTGAAGAATTATTAAATGATTATGATTTAGAAGTTATTGCTCAGCGAAAAGCAGCAGAGAGTATTCATTTTTATTTATTTAAAGAAGCTAGAATTCGACGAGTACTAATAAAATAA
- the guaB gene encoding IMP dehydrogenase, whose amino-acid sequence MWESKFAKEGLTFDDVLLVPAHSEVLPKDVDLSVQLTPKIKLNIPMVSAGMDTVTESKMAIAMARQGGIGIIHKNMGIDEQAEQVEKVKRSENGVITNPFFLTPTHQVFDAEHLMGKYRISGVPIVDSMENQKLVGIITNRDLRFISDYSLKIEDVMTKEDLITAPVGTTLEDAEKILQQYKIEKLPIVDEEGKLTGLITIKDIEKVIEFPNAAKDVHGRLLVGAAVGVSKDTMIRIEKLVEAQVDIVVIDTAHGHSEGVLQTIRSIREAYPELEIIAGNVATGEGARALFEAGADVVKVGIGPGSICTTRVVAGVGVPQITAIYDCATVARELGKTIIADGGIKYSGDIVKALAAGGNIVMLGSLLAGTSESPGDTEIFQGRRFKVYRGMGSIGAMEKGSKDRYFQEDAKKLVPEGIEGRLPYKGPLADTVYQLIGGIRAGMGYCGAPNLEYLRDNAQFVRMTGAGLRESHPHDVQITKESPNYSM is encoded by the coding sequence ATGTGGGAATCTAAATTTGCCAAAGAAGGTTTAACTTTTGATGATGTATTATTAGTACCAGCTCATTCAGAAGTACTACCGAAAGATGTTGATTTATCAGTTCAACTTACACCAAAGATTAAATTAAATATTCCAATGGTCAGTGCAGGTATGGATACAGTTACAGAATCTAAGATGGCTATTGCTATGGCACGTCAAGGTGGTATCGGTATTATCCATAAAAATATGGGCATAGATGAGCAAGCGGAACAAGTTGAAAAAGTAAAACGTTCTGAAAATGGTGTTATTACAAACCCATTCTTCTTAACTCCGACTCACCAAGTTTTTGATGCTGAACATTTAATGGGTAAATACCGAATTTCAGGTGTACCAATTGTGGATAGTATGGAAAACCAAAAGCTAGTAGGAATTATTACAAATCGTGATTTACGTTTTATTTCTGACTACTCTTTAAAAATTGAAGATGTAATGACAAAAGAAGATTTGATTACGGCTCCTGTTGGAACGACTTTAGAGGATGCGGAAAAGATTCTTCAACAATATAAAATCGAAAAACTTCCTATTGTAGATGAAGAAGGTAAGTTAACTGGTTTAATTACAATTAAGGATATCGAAAAAGTAATTGAGTTCCCGAATGCTGCAAAAGATGTACATGGTCGTTTATTAGTAGGAGCAGCTGTAGGTGTATCTAAAGATACAATGATTCGCATTGAGAAGCTTGTCGAAGCACAGGTGGATATCGTAGTAATCGATACAGCTCACGGTCACTCAGAGGGTGTACTACAAACAATTCGCTCTATCCGCGAAGCATACCCAGAATTAGAAATTATTGCTGGTAACGTGGCAACTGGAGAGGGAGCGCGTGCATTATTTGAAGCTGGTGCAGATGTAGTGAAGGTTGGTATTGGACCAGGATCAATTTGTACAACACGAGTTGTTGCAGGTGTAGGTGTACCTCAAATTACAGCCATTTATGATTGTGCTACAGTAGCGCGTGAATTAGGTAAAACAATTATTGCAGATGGTGGTATTAAATACTCTGGAGACATCGTAAAAGCTCTTGCAGCAGGCGGTAATATCGTAATGCTTGGCTCACTTCTTGCAGGTACTTCTGAATCTCCAGGAGATACTGAAATTTTCCAAGGTCGTCGCTTCAAAGTTTACCGTGGTATGGGATCTATTGGCGCAATGGAAAAAGGTTCAAAAGATCGCTATTTCCAAGAAGATGCAAAAAAACTAGTACCAGAGGGAATTGAAGGTCGACTTCCTTATAAAGGTCCTCTAGCAGATACAGTTTATCAATTGATTGGTGGTATTCGAGCAGGTATGGGTTATTGTGGTGCGCCTAACCTTGAATATTTACGTGACAACGCTCAGTTTGTCCGCATGACAGGTGCAGGTCTTCGTGAATCACACCCGCATGATGTTCAAATTACAAAAGAATCACCGAACTATTCAATGTAA
- the recR gene encoding recombination mediator RecR yields the protein MYYPEPISKLIDSFMKLPGIGPKTAARLAFFVLTMKEDDVLSFSKALIDAKRNLSYCSVCGNITDVDPCHICTDKQRDASVICVVQDTKDVIAMEKMRDYHGKYHVLQGAISPMDGIGPEDINVASLLVRLQDETVQELILATNSTIEGEATAMYISRLVKPSGIRTTRIAHGLPVGGDLEYADEVTLSKAMEGRREL from the coding sequence ATGTATTACCCAGAACCAATATCAAAATTAATCGATAGTTTTATGAAATTGCCAGGTATCGGGCCAAAAACCGCAGCCCGACTGGCGTTTTTTGTGTTAACAATGAAAGAAGATGACGTTCTTTCTTTTTCCAAAGCTTTAATAGATGCAAAACGTAATTTAAGTTATTGCTCTGTTTGTGGCAATATTACCGATGTAGACCCATGTCATATTTGTACCGATAAACAACGCGATGCCTCAGTAATTTGCGTTGTACAAGATACAAAGGACGTTATTGCAATGGAAAAAATGCGTGATTACCATGGTAAGTACCATGTGTTACAGGGGGCTATTTCACCAATGGATGGTATCGGCCCAGAGGATATTAATGTAGCCTCACTGTTAGTACGCTTACAAGATGAAACGGTGCAGGAGCTTATTTTAGCAACCAATTCTACTATTGAAGGTGAAGCGACGGCTATGTATATCTCTCGTCTTGTTAAACCATCTGGCATCCGCACAACACGCATTGCGCATGGATTACCAGTAGGTGGAGATTTAGAATATGCTGATGAAGTAACGTTATCGAAGGCAATGGAAGGCCGCCGAGAGTTATGA
- a CDS encoding YbaB/EbfC family nucleoid-associated protein → MRGMGNMQGMMKKMQKMQKEMMEAQEALNAEQFEGVAGGGMVKVTVTGQREVVEVNLDTSVVDPDDIEMLQDLIVVATNEALKKVEEKTNATMGKFTQGMNLPF, encoded by the coding sequence ATGCGTGGAATGGGAAATATGCAAGGCATGATGAAAAAAATGCAAAAAATGCAAAAAGAAATGATGGAAGCTCAAGAAGCTTTAAATGCTGAACAATTTGAAGGTGTTGCTGGCGGCGGTATGGTGAAAGTAACAGTTACAGGTCAACGTGAAGTAGTAGAAGTGAATCTTGATACTTCAGTAGTAGATCCTGACGATATCGAAATGTTACAAGATTTAATTGTTGTTGCAACGAATGAAGCACTTAAAAAAGTAGAAGAAAAAACAAATGCAACAATGGGTAAATTTACGCAAGGCATGAACCTTCCATTCTAG
- the asnB gene encoding asparagine synthase (glutamine-hydrolyzing) — translation MCGITGWASFKNDLRTSESIVKLMAQTLSKRGPDDENIWCNEHIAFGHRRLAVIDLIGGKQPMVKKHDGVTYVITYNGELYNTKELRKELQTRGHDFTTQSDTEVLLTAYIEWKEQCVNYLNGIFAFGVWDEQTASLFLCRDRLGVKPLYYTEQQEGLLFASEVKALFAHPAVQPIVNREGLATIMAVGPSKPPGKSLFHNIHELRPGYAMRYSKEGLRIWQYWQLKSKKHEESLEETIDHVRYLLTDAIERQLVSDVPICTFLSGGLDSSIITGIAANSFQQQKKGKLHTYSIDYEDNERFFNPHAFQNSTDTYWIQKMKDSFDTTHHAEQISQQQLIDLLKEAVFVRDAPGMADVDSSLLWFCREIKKDFTVALSGECADEIFGGYPWFKERATGFPWIRSLPERTAMLREEWRTKLAVENYAQHVYEQTIGEVPYLEGESTDAAQHREMFYLNTVWFMQTLLERKDRMSMGASLEVRVPFADHRLVEYAWNIPWEMKNLDGMEKGLLRKAMSHLLPEEVLYRKKNPYPKTYHPVYTAGVQRWLTEIMNDKHSVLHEFFERQKLVELIDSGGSSFKEPWYGQLMAGPQLLAYLGQIDTWFKHYNIQLKEN, via the coding sequence ATGTGTGGAATTACCGGGTGGGCTAGTTTTAAAAATGATTTACGAACAAGCGAGAGCATTGTGAAGTTAATGGCGCAAACATTAAGTAAACGGGGACCAGATGATGAAAATATTTGGTGTAATGAACATATCGCATTTGGCCACCGTCGGTTAGCGGTCATTGACTTAATAGGTGGCAAGCAACCAATGGTGAAAAAACATGATGGCGTAACATATGTCATTACATATAATGGCGAACTGTATAATACCAAAGAATTGCGAAAAGAACTGCAAACAAGAGGACACGACTTTACAACCCAGTCAGATACAGAAGTATTATTAACTGCGTATATTGAGTGGAAAGAACAGTGTGTGAACTATCTAAATGGCATTTTTGCATTTGGTGTGTGGGATGAACAAACGGCATCGCTCTTTCTGTGTCGAGATCGTCTAGGTGTAAAGCCTCTGTATTACACTGAGCAACAAGAAGGATTACTATTTGCTTCGGAGGTCAAGGCATTATTTGCACATCCAGCAGTCCAACCAATTGTTAATAGGGAAGGGCTTGCGACAATCATGGCTGTAGGACCATCTAAACCGCCCGGAAAGTCGCTGTTCCATAATATTCATGAGCTACGACCAGGATACGCAATGCGGTATTCAAAAGAAGGATTACGTATATGGCAATACTGGCAACTTAAAAGTAAAAAACATGAAGAATCATTAGAAGAAACGATTGACCATGTACGGTATTTACTAACCGATGCTATTGAGCGTCAGCTAGTATCAGATGTACCAATTTGTACATTCCTTTCTGGAGGGCTTGATTCCAGTATTATTACTGGAATTGCGGCAAACAGCTTTCAACAACAAAAGAAAGGTAAACTCCACACATACTCTATCGACTATGAGGACAATGAACGTTTCTTTAATCCGCATGCTTTTCAAAATTCAACGGATACCTATTGGATACAAAAAATGAAAGACTCGTTTGATACAACACATCATGCGGAGCAAATTAGCCAACAACAGTTAATTGACTTGTTGAAAGAAGCTGTCTTTGTAAGAGATGCACCTGGTATGGCTGATGTTGACTCATCCTTACTATGGTTTTGCCGAGAAATAAAAAAAGATTTTACGGTTGCTTTATCAGGGGAATGTGCCGATGAAATATTCGGTGGTTATCCATGGTTCAAAGAAAGAGCGACTGGTTTCCCTTGGATTCGTTCATTACCCGAAAGAACAGCTATGTTACGCGAGGAATGGCGTACAAAGTTAGCTGTTGAAAATTACGCGCAGCATGTTTATGAACAAACGATTGGTGAAGTACCTTATTTAGAAGGGGAAAGTACAGACGCAGCTCAACATCGTGAAATGTTTTATTTAAACACGGTATGGTTTATGCAAACATTGCTAGAACGAAAAGATCGGATGAGTATGGGCGCGAGTCTTGAGGTGCGCGTGCCATTTGCAGATCATCGGCTTGTGGAATACGCATGGAATATTCCTTGGGAAATGAAAAATTTAGACGGTATGGAAAAAGGTTTGCTTCGCAAGGCGATGTCACATTTATTACCAGAGGAAGTACTATATCGAAAAAAAAATCCTTATCCAAAAACCTATCATCCAGTTTATACAGCAGGTGTTCAACGATGGTTAACAGAAATTATGAACGATAAACATTCAGTTCTTCATGAATTTTTTGAACGACAAAAACTAGTGGAGCTAATTGACTCTGGAGGAAGTTCATTTAAAGAACCTTGGTATGGACAATTAATGGCAGGACCACAACTGTTAGCCTATTTGGGGCAAATTGATACATGGTTTAAGCATTATAACATTCAACTAAAAGAAAATTAA
- a CDS encoding D-alanyl-D-alanine carboxypeptidase family protein, protein MKKTTNTVLRLLLIPVLLFSIFAGVPAKANAETDLGLTVDAAILIDADSGKILYEQNADTSLGIASMTKMMTEYLLLDAIDAGTVKWDQEYHVTDYTYRMSQNRALSNVPLRRDGSYTIRELYEAMAIYSANAATVAIAETIAGTETEFLKLMNKKAEELGLEGYKFVNASGLNNADLFGMHPSGTGPEDENVMPAKSVAKLAYHLLKDHPKVLETSKITKKIFREGTDDAIEMSNWNFMLPGLVFQYEGVDGLKTGTTNFAGHCFTGTAERNGTRLIAVVMKAVDAKGEGSYKARFDATAKLFNYGFTQFTKHEIIPANYKFKDQKTVKVTKGQEDKVAIAVKEPISFMVKSSEKDLYQPKLVLDKKSLEAKVKKDTVVGKVVIERTEGKDYGFIDGKEFTSDVVTTASVERASGISLFFQGIGNFFGNLWGGITDFVGGLF, encoded by the coding sequence GTGAAAAAAACAACGAACACCGTATTACGTTTGCTCCTAATTCCTGTTCTATTATTTAGTATATTTGCAGGTGTTCCTGCAAAAGCAAATGCAGAAACAGATTTAGGGCTGACGGTTGATGCTGCGATTTTAATAGACGCAGATTCAGGAAAAATTTTATATGAACAAAATGCAGATACTTCACTAGGTATCGCTAGTATGACGAAGATGATGACGGAGTACCTACTACTGGACGCAATTGATGCAGGTACGGTGAAATGGGATCAGGAATATCATGTGACGGATTATACGTATCGTATGTCTCAAAACCGTGCATTAAGTAATGTACCGTTACGAAGAGACGGATCATATACAATTCGTGAACTATATGAAGCAATGGCTATCTACTCTGCTAATGCAGCTACAGTGGCAATTGCAGAAACAATTGCTGGTACTGAAACTGAGTTTTTAAAACTAATGAACAAAAAGGCAGAAGAGCTTGGCCTTGAAGGCTATAAGTTTGTAAATGCTTCAGGTCTTAACAATGCTGATTTATTTGGTATGCACCCATCAGGTACTGGTCCAGAAGATGAGAATGTAATGCCTGCTAAATCTGTAGCAAAATTAGCCTATCATTTATTAAAAGATCATCCAAAGGTTTTAGAGACATCTAAAATAACAAAAAAGATATTCCGTGAAGGAACAGATGACGCGATTGAAATGTCAAACTGGAACTTTATGTTACCAGGTCTAGTATTCCAATATGAAGGCGTAGATGGCCTAAAAACAGGTACTACTAACTTTGCAGGGCATTGCTTCACTGGTACTGCAGAACGCAATGGGACACGCTTAATCGCAGTCGTAATGAAAGCTGTCGATGCAAAAGGAGAAGGCTCTTATAAAGCACGTTTTGATGCTACGGCTAAGTTATTTAATTATGGCTTCACACAATTTACAAAACATGAAATTATTCCAGCAAACTATAAGTTTAAAGACCAAAAGACTGTGAAAGTAACTAAAGGGCAAGAAGACAAAGTAGCCATTGCTGTGAAAGAACCAATTTCATTTATGGTGAAATCTTCTGAAAAGGATTTATATCAACCTAAATTAGTTTTAGATAAAAAAAGCCTTGAAGCTAAAGTTAAGAAAGATACAGTAGTAGGGAAGGTCGTTATAGAGCGCACAGAAGGCAAAGATTACGGCTTTATTGATGGTAAGGAGTTTACATCTGATGTCGTGACAACAGCGTCTGTAGAACGTGCTAGCGGTATTTCTCTATTCTTCCAAGGTATCGGTAACTTCTTCGGAAACTTATGGGGCGGCATTACTGATTTTGTTGGTGGATTATTTTAA
- a CDS encoding ATP-binding protein — translation MYSKAFISRSSLTWIISIALLTAIGSEIKIIPFANTSFRFGLGTIIFFLCTLLRPTPIILAGIVTSIVTTTLRIAISYYTHNTSLIDGIYTHLPAGTFYLLFAICLQLLNIHQYREKPLKLGLLVALSEVISNLAEQLLRFLVQSYTILFIHDLLILLAVALLRSFFVVGIYSSIVIAEQKKRVQEMLTIGSDLYVETLYLKKSMNHIETITANGLDLYRQLKAQGNRSESIQALHIAQEIHEVKKDSQRIYAGISKIVGDKSFGSLRLSELLHYIEDGNRKYSELLGKDIQFNISLDTDFLTKEHIALLALLNNLTANAIEAIEKQGIISIDIQQQEVDTVITVSDDGKGISESDLSIIFEPGYTTKYNVEGVAATGIGLSHVAELISKLNGSISVESNNYKTVFKIIIPTQTILTGET, via the coding sequence ATGTATTCCAAAGCCTTTATTTCTCGTAGTTCCCTCACATGGATTATATCCATCGCTTTATTAACGGCTATCGGTAGTGAAATTAAAATCATCCCTTTCGCCAATACTTCTTTTCGCTTTGGTCTGGGGACAATTATATTCTTTTTATGCACCTTACTTAGACCGACACCTATTATATTAGCCGGTATTGTAACCAGCATTGTAACAACCACTTTACGAATCGCTATTAGTTACTATACGCATAATACATCTTTAATAGATGGTATTTATACTCACTTACCTGCTGGGACATTTTATTTATTGTTTGCAATATGCCTACAGCTTTTAAATATTCATCAATATCGTGAAAAGCCATTAAAGTTAGGATTACTAGTAGCCCTCAGTGAGGTCATTAGTAATTTAGCGGAACAATTGCTACGTTTCCTTGTCCAATCTTATACAATTTTATTTATTCATGACCTGCTCATCTTATTAGCCGTTGCCCTATTACGTAGTTTTTTTGTTGTTGGCATTTATAGCTCTATTGTTATTGCCGAGCAAAAAAAACGCGTGCAGGAAATGCTTACGATTGGTTCAGATTTATATGTAGAGACGCTCTATTTAAAAAAATCTATGAATCATATTGAAACGATTACTGCTAATGGGTTGGATTTGTATAGACAATTAAAAGCACAGGGCAATCGTTCAGAAAGTATACAAGCACTTCATATTGCCCAGGAAATTCATGAAGTCAAAAAAGATTCTCAGCGTATTTATGCGGGTATATCTAAAATTGTTGGGGACAAGAGCTTTGGCTCATTACGATTATCAGAATTATTACATTATATAGAAGACGGCAATCGCAAATACAGTGAGTTACTCGGTAAAGACATCCAGTTTAATATAAGTTTAGATACTGATTTTTTAACGAAAGAGCACATTGCCTTGCTGGCACTATTAAATAATTTAACTGCTAATGCCATTGAAGCAATAGAAAAGCAAGGTATCATATCTATTGATATTCAACAGCAGGAGGTTGATACTGTAATAACAGTAAGTGATGATGGAAAAGGCATCTCCGAAAGTGACCTTTCTATTATTTTTGAACCTGGCTATACGACGAAATACAATGTTGAAGGTGTAGCAGCTACAGGAATTGGATTATCACATGTCGCTGAATTAATTTCAAAATTAAATGGCTCCATTTCAGTTGAATCAAATAACTACAAAACGGTGTTTAAAATTATAATTCCTACGCAAACTATTCTAACGGGAGAGACTTAA
- the pdxR gene encoding MocR-like pyridoxine biosynthesis transcription factor PdxR → MDMLLFQLEKNGGKPLYDQLYSGIKEAIITKKITVGEKLPSKRKLADFLNISQTTIEIAYAQLLAEGYIISKSRVGYFVEDIDELPYIQQDTSMLLKEQPRKKTYAIDFNPGSIDIDAFPFQTWRKYAKELFDDTSKELLLTGEPQGELALRTEIANYLYQSRGVICSPEQIVIGSGTEQLLPMILRLFSEDTCFALENPGYPTVHRMFLQHKRQVCPIAVDDEGILIHQLEKTTANVVYITPSHQFPTGAVLSATRRAQALNWAAQSPSRYIIEDDYDSEFRYTGKPIPALQALDRNDKVIYMSTFTKSLMPSLRVAYFVLPPKLLATYNDVFNYYSSTVPRFDQHIVANFMRDGHFSKHLNRMRKVYRKKHEKLTTILENYSNQIKITGEQAGMHILLNVQHELSEQQLQHSANDAGIGIYPLSAYRLDENTATQAQFLLGFGGIPVHEIESSIEKLMNCWAIQTKQPSPSRFK, encoded by the coding sequence AAAAAAACGGTGGAAAACCGCTATATGATCAGCTTTATAGCGGTATTAAAGAAGCGATTATTACAAAGAAAATTACGGTCGGAGAAAAATTACCTTCGAAGCGAAAATTGGCAGATTTTTTAAATATTTCTCAAACAACAATCGAAATTGCCTATGCCCAATTACTTGCAGAGGGTTATATAATATCAAAATCTCGGGTCGGTTATTTTGTAGAGGATATTGATGAGCTCCCCTATATACAGCAAGACACATCTATGCTGCTAAAAGAGCAACCTCGGAAAAAAACATATGCCATTGATTTTAACCCTGGTTCCATAGATATTGATGCCTTCCCATTTCAAACATGGCGAAAATATGCAAAAGAACTTTTTGATGATACCTCCAAAGAATTATTATTGACTGGAGAACCTCAAGGAGAATTAGCGTTACGTACAGAGATTGCAAATTACTTATATCAATCGCGCGGCGTTATTTGCAGCCCAGAGCAAATTGTCATTGGTTCAGGTACAGAACAACTGCTCCCGATGATTTTGCGTCTTTTCAGCGAAGACACTTGCTTTGCACTCGAAAACCCTGGTTATCCGACCGTGCATCGGATGTTTTTACAACACAAACGACAGGTTTGTCCAATTGCAGTAGATGATGAAGGTATCCTTATTCATCAACTAGAAAAAACAACTGCTAATGTCGTTTATATCACGCCGTCGCATCAATTCCCTACTGGCGCTGTATTGTCTGCCACAAGGCGCGCACAAGCTTTAAATTGGGCAGCTCAAAGTCCATCACGATATATCATTGAAGATGATTATGATTCGGAATTTCGTTATACTGGAAAACCAATTCCCGCGCTACAAGCTTTAGATCGCAATGATAAAGTCATCTATATGAGTACATTTACCAAATCATTAATGCCTTCCTTGCGAGTCGCCTATTTTGTACTACCACCTAAGCTACTTGCTACTTATAATGATGTATTTAATTATTATTCATCTACAGTACCAAGGTTCGATCAGCACATTGTAGCCAATTTTATGCGAGATGGACATTTTTCAAAACATTTAAATCGTATGCGAAAAGTATATCGAAAAAAGCATGAGAAGCTCACGACGATATTAGAAAATTATTCTAATCAAATAAAAATCACTGGGGAGCAGGCAGGTATGCATATCTTGCTCAATGTTCAACATGAACTATCCGAGCAACAATTACAGCACAGTGCCAATGATGCAGGTATCGGTATCTATCCATTATCCGCTTATCGTCTTGATGAAAATACGGCCACACAAGCTCAATTTTTACTCGGCTTTGGCGGCATTCCTGTACACGAGATTGAATCTTCCATTGAGAAGTTAATGAATTGTTGGGCAATACAAACGAAACAACCATCTCCGTCACGATTCAAGTGA
- a CDS encoding pro-sigmaK processing inhibitor BofA family protein has product MPWTVIVSICVPVALLFLYIVGRHIKLGKVLEGLSVFWFRFAFAFLLLFIIHLGVGYSGYNVPINLFSVFTIALLGIPGVLGITFLILFL; this is encoded by the coding sequence ATGCCGTGGACTGTAATTGTGAGTATTTGTGTTCCTGTAGCGCTTCTTTTTCTTTATATAGTAGGAAGACACATTAAATTGGGTAAAGTATTAGAAGGACTATCAGTATTTTGGTTCCGATTTGCATTTGCATTTTTATTATTATTCATTATTCATTTAGGTGTTGGTTATAGCGGTTATAATGTACCAATTAACCTGTTTTCCGTTTTCACAATTGCATTGTTGGGCATTCCAGGTGTACTAGGAATCACTTTTTTAATATTATTTTTATAA
- the dnaX gene encoding DNA polymerase III subunit gamma/tau: protein MTYQAFYRVYRPQSFREMSGQAHVKRTLQNALLANKTTHAYLFSGPRGTGKTSTAKIFAKALNCEHAPASEPCNECATCLSITDGSHPDVIEFDAASNSRVEEIRDIIEKVRFAPASSRFKVYIIDEVHMLSTSAFNALLKTLEEPPPHAVFILATTEPHKLPATIISRCQRFDFKRLSTNDITERMKVVLEDIELPFEEQGLKVIAQSAAGGMRDALSLLDQVVSFSGEMLKLEDALLVTGSISQDVFYDLAEALKVKDVAQMLALLEQLIADGKDPLRLSEDLITFFRDLLLLQTSENLAELLELVSPEERVFALAHDFAPDMLYGYIDILAKTQQEMRFSHHTKIYLETALLKMTQFSGGVVNQTAPSSEAVMSPELAQKIIALEQMVQQLSLQIQNGAPSQATQVAKEQRPRAKSPNGYKAPTGRIQEVLKDATKQDVQRVKAVWAQALNQLQKSQSALLAEAEPVAASSSAFVLKFKYDIHCQMVADNQMLKAQFTQLIAGQTGTMYEMLCTPEETWLKLREEFIRDHGLHQKKAPLANDDPNVELLEPPPAEMPEEPFIDDAQPLASQDPLVTEAEKLFGKDFIEIIED from the coding sequence TTGACGTATCAAGCATTTTATCGTGTGTATAGACCACAATCATTCCGAGAAATGTCAGGTCAAGCGCATGTCAAAAGAACGCTGCAAAATGCTCTCCTAGCGAATAAAACAACTCATGCTTACTTGTTTTCTGGACCTCGGGGTACAGGGAAAACAAGTACAGCTAAAATTTTTGCTAAGGCTTTAAACTGCGAGCATGCTCCAGCAAGTGAACCTTGTAATGAGTGTGCAACTTGTTTAAGCATTACAGATGGTTCTCATCCAGACGTTATTGAATTTGATGCAGCTTCTAATTCACGTGTTGAAGAAATACGGGACATTATTGAAAAGGTACGTTTTGCTCCAGCTAGTAGCAGGTTTAAAGTGTACATCATTGATGAAGTGCATATGCTGTCTACAAGTGCCTTCAATGCGCTTTTAAAAACGCTAGAAGAACCACCACCTCACGCTGTATTTATTTTAGCAACAACAGAACCTCATAAATTACCTGCAACGATTATTTCACGTTGCCAACGTTTTGACTTCAAGCGACTTTCAACTAACGATATTACCGAGCGCATGAAGGTCGTACTAGAAGATATTGAACTCCCGTTTGAAGAACAAGGTCTAAAAGTGATTGCGCAGTCAGCTGCGGGCGGTATGCGTGATGCATTGAGCTTGTTGGACCAAGTTGTATCCTTTAGCGGTGAAATGTTGAAACTAGAGGATGCACTACTAGTCACAGGCTCAATTAGTCAGGATGTTTTCTATGATTTAGCTGAAGCTTTAAAGGTCAAAGATGTGGCACAAATGCTTGCGCTGTTAGAGCAGCTAATCGCAGATGGGAAGGATCCGTTGCGCTTATCGGAGGATTTAATTACATTTTTCCGCGATTTACTGCTTTTACAAACGAGTGAGAATTTAGCTGAACTATTAGAGTTAGTATCACCTGAGGAGCGCGTATTTGCATTGGCACATGACTTTGCACCAGATATGCTTTACGGCTACATCGACATTTTAGCGAAAACACAACAAGAAATGCGTTTCTCGCATCATACGAAAATCTATTTGGAAACAGCATTGCTAAAAATGACACAGTTTTCGGGTGGCGTAGTCAATCAAACTGCCCCATCAAGTGAGGCGGTAATGAGCCCAGAACTAGCGCAAAAAATCATTGCGCTTGAGCAAATGGTGCAACAACTATCTTTACAAATACAAAATGGTGCGCCGTCACAAGCTACTCAGGTTGCCAAAGAACAACGTCCGCGTGCAAAAAGTCCAAATGGTTATAAGGCGCCTACTGGTCGTATTCAAGAAGTGCTAAAGGATGCGACAAAGCAAGATGTGCAACGTGTAAAGGCTGTATGGGCGCAGGCGTTAAATCAATTGCAAAAGTCACAATCAGCTCTTTTAGCAGAAGCTGAACCTGTTGCGGCATCTTCGAGTGCTTTTGTGTTAAAATTCAAGTATGATATTCATTGTCAAATGGTTGCTGATAATCAAATGCTAAAAGCACAATTTACACAACTTATTGCAGGTCAAACAGGCACGATGTATGAAATGCTTTGTACGCCAGAAGAAACATGGTTAAAGTTGCGTGAAGAGTTCATTCGTGATCACGGATTACATCAAAAGAAAGCACCATTAGCTAACGATGATCCGAATGTTGAATTATTGGAACCACCACCGGCAGAAATGCCAGAAGAACCTTTTATCGATGATGCGCAACCGCTGGCATCACAAGATCCATTGGTGACGGAAGCGGAAAAGCTGTTCGGTAAGGATTTTATTGAAATTATTGAAGACTGA